From a single Marmota flaviventris isolate mMarFla1 chromosome 5 unlocalized genomic scaffold, mMarFla1.hap1 SUPER_5_unloc_1, whole genome shotgun sequence genomic region:
- the LOC114082195 gene encoding protein RoBo-1-like isoform X1: protein MATVRSLCQCPMQQCPGVSMVTSVQASTLRSLSTLCIFVALVFSTVESYTCMKCMGAKCKNDQGTCETSQSCFHFQQLYTSPDGSPKLMQTKGCSQKACTPLAFSATLGRGQILGYDMKCCYHENCNQGNSELSPVSKEENGVVCPACFSENGMICIPQPLKCTGAETKCLEIKGLTGGNPPSIVSAMGCATESACKLGTIELNYELEFDCVKPISGSPLLTPIISSTLTSLLLLKVLL from the exons atggcgacagttcgttccctttgccagtgTCCGATGCAACAG TGTCCTGGAGTCAGCATGGTGACCAGTGTCCAGGCCTCCACCCTGAGGAGTCTCTCCACTCTGTGCATCTTTGTGGCCCTGGTTTTCAGCACCGTGG AGAGTTACACGTGTATGAAATGCATGGGGGCAAAATGCAAGAATGACCAGGGTACCTGTGAGACCTCTCAAAGCTGCTTCCATTTCCAGCAACTGTATACTTCACCAG ATGGTTCACCAAAACTTATGCAGACTAAAGGCTGCTCTCAAAAGGCGTGCACTCCCCTGGCCTTCTCTGCCACACTGGGGAGGGGACAGATACTTGGGTATGATATGAAGTGCTGCTACCATGAAAACTGCAACCAAGGGAACTCAGAAC TGTCTCCAGTGTCCAAGGAAGAAAATGGCGTTGTATGTCCTGCCTGCTTCTCTGAGAATGGCATGATCTGTATCCCACAGCCCCTCAAGTGCACAGGGGCAGAGACGAAATGCCTTGAGATTAAGG GGTTGACTGGTGGTAATCCTCCTTCAATAGTGTCTGCTATGGGTTGTGCAACCGAAAGTGCTTGCAAATTGGGTACGATAGAATTGAATTATGAATTGGAGTTCGACTGTGTAAAGCCCATCAGTGGGAGCCCCCTGCTGACACCCATTATCTCGTCCACTCTGACTAGTCTTCTCCTACTCAAAGTCTTGCTTTGA
- the LOC114082195 gene encoding protein RoBo-1-like isoform X2, translating into MATVRSLCQCPMQQCPGVSMVTSVQASTLRSLSTLCIFVALVFSTVESYTCMKCMGAKCKNDQGTCETSQSCFHFQQLYTSPVSPVSKEENGVVCPACFSENGMICIPQPLKCTGAETKCLEIKGLTGGNPPSIVSAMGCATESACKLGTIELNYELEFDCVKPISGSPLLTPIISSTLTSLLLLKVLL; encoded by the exons atggcgacagttcgttccctttgccagtgTCCGATGCAACAG TGTCCTGGAGTCAGCATGGTGACCAGTGTCCAGGCCTCCACCCTGAGGAGTCTCTCCACTCTGTGCATCTTTGTGGCCCTGGTTTTCAGCACCGTGG AGAGTTACACGTGTATGAAATGCATGGGGGCAAAATGCAAGAATGACCAGGGTACCTGTGAGACCTCTCAAAGCTGCTTCCATTTCCAGCAACTGTATACTTCACCAG TGTCTCCAGTGTCCAAGGAAGAAAATGGCGTTGTATGTCCTGCCTGCTTCTCTGAGAATGGCATGATCTGTATCCCACAGCCCCTCAAGTGCACAGGGGCAGAGACGAAATGCCTTGAGATTAAGG GGTTGACTGGTGGTAATCCTCCTTCAATAGTGTCTGCTATGGGTTGTGCAACCGAAAGTGCTTGCAAATTGGGTACGATAGAATTGAATTATGAATTGGAGTTCGACTGTGTAAAGCCCATCAGTGGGAGCCCCCTGCTGACACCCATTATCTCGTCCACTCTGACTAGTCTTCTCCTACTCAAAGTCTTGCTTTGA